From the genome of Gemmatimonadaceae bacterium, one region includes:
- a CDS encoding HD domain-containing protein, with product MSAVELPSWAQVSDKRRAHIQRVATLLERWAEAMCISANERRDWLDAAKWHDALRDAPREELRRMAGDAPYESEMLHGPAAAEMLALEGERRLNVLNAIRYHTVGSPAWDRTGRALYMGDFLEPGRRFSREDRAFLAAQVPHDFDRVFRQVVRMRLVYALNEGHTLFPETVQLWNSIR from the coding sequence GTGTCGGCCGTCGAACTTCCTTCCTGGGCGCAGGTGAGCGACAAGCGTCGCGCTCACATCCAGCGTGTCGCAACGCTCCTCGAGCGCTGGGCGGAGGCCATGTGTATCTCGGCCAACGAGCGTCGGGACTGGCTCGACGCGGCCAAATGGCACGACGCGCTCCGAGACGCCCCACGGGAGGAATTGAGGCGAATGGCTGGCGACGCTCCCTACGAATCCGAGATGCTGCACGGGCCGGCCGCAGCGGAAATGCTCGCTCTCGAGGGTGAGCGGCGGCTCAACGTCCTCAACGCCATTCGATATCACACGGTTGGCTCGCCAGCGTGGGATCGCACCGGCCGGGCTCTCTACATGGGCGATTTTCTCGAACCTGGTAGGAGGTTCTCGCGCGAGGACCGGGCCTTCCTTGCCGCCCAGGTCCCCCACGATTTTGACCGTGTGTTTCGTCAGGTGGTGCGAATGCGTCTGGTGTACGCCCTCAACGAGGGGCACACGCTCTTTCCCGAGACTGTTCAGCTCTGGAATTCGATTCGATGA
- a CDS encoding PhoH family protein — translation MSDGSVTQKLNTEGADLLTLAGVNDGNLIELSRIGGVKVALRGETLSITGPIEFVDRAADIARRMIESARQRVELSSDDVLRISDEVDRRRSGGDARENGDYGDESPYTNGGGGVGVDSQRIALPGIRRVIQAKTPGQAEYLRKIQENDIVVGIGPAGTGKTYLAVAAAVDALTRKRVRRIVLARPAVEAGESLGFLPGDMQAKVDPYLRPLYDALDEMMPFERIQRALETRTIEVAPLAFMRGRTLGDAFVIVDEAQNATSMQMKMLLTRLGVNSKMVITGDKTQVDLPKREESGILSVERILPGIDGIGFHYFDESDVVRHRLVRDIVHAYDRHEAEQAIG, via the coding sequence GTGAGCGATGGCAGCGTTACGCAAAAGCTCAACACCGAAGGCGCCGACCTGCTCACGCTCGCGGGAGTCAACGACGGCAATCTCATCGAACTGTCGCGCATCGGTGGGGTGAAGGTCGCTCTGCGCGGCGAAACACTCAGCATCACCGGTCCCATCGAGTTTGTGGACCGCGCTGCGGACATCGCTCGGCGGATGATCGAGTCGGCGCGGCAGCGCGTCGAGCTCTCGTCAGACGACGTGCTCCGCATCAGCGACGAAGTCGATCGGCGACGCTCCGGCGGCGACGCTCGCGAGAATGGCGATTATGGCGACGAGAGTCCGTACACCAACGGCGGTGGTGGCGTCGGCGTCGACAGCCAGCGCATCGCACTGCCGGGCATCCGCCGCGTTATCCAGGCGAAGACGCCTGGGCAGGCTGAGTATCTGCGAAAGATCCAAGAGAACGACATCGTCGTTGGCATCGGGCCGGCAGGAACGGGAAAGACCTACCTCGCCGTCGCCGCGGCAGTCGACGCGCTGACTCGGAAACGCGTTCGGCGTATCGTGCTCGCGCGTCCCGCCGTCGAAGCGGGGGAGAGTCTCGGCTTTCTGCCTGGCGACATGCAGGCGAAAGTGGACCCGTATCTGCGCCCGCTTTACGATGCACTCGATGAGATGATGCCGTTCGAGCGGATTCAGCGCGCCCTCGAGACGCGAACGATCGAGGTCGCTCCACTCGCGTTCATGCGCGGCCGTACGTTAGGCGACGCGTTCGTGATCGTCGACGAGGCGCAGAACGCCACGTCGATGCAGATGAAGATGCTGCTCACGCGACTGGGCGTGAATTCAAAGATGGTCATCACCGGCGACAAGACGCAGGTCGACCTGCCGAAGCGCGAGGAGTCAGGCATTTTGTCCGTCGAGCGAATCTTGCCTGGCATCGACGGCATCGGCTTCCACTACTTCGACGAAAGCGACGTCGTCCGCCATCGACTCGTGCGCGACATCGTGCATGCGTACGACCGACACGAGGCCGAGCAGGCCATCGGATGA
- the aspS gene encoding aspartate--tRNA ligase, protein MPSSPNLATTIRSHTCGALRAADAGAEVRLGGWVHRKRDLGELVFVDLRDRTGLVQISFDPRFTPLDTVKLAATVGPECVVLIEGEVVARPTEMRNADLPTGDVEVRAKGLTVVGPAAPPAIPVARVRGEPLPAEELRLRHRYLDLRRPELQENIILRHRLMQATRRFLSERGFLEVETPILTKPTPEGARDYLVPSRVHAGEFYALPQSPQLYKQLLMVAGFDRYFQIARCFRDEDLRVDRQPEFTQIDIEASFIRQDDVLLLTEGLIGALWNEVGVGIPPSFQRMTYADAMERFGSDRPDLRFELEIFDASDAFGDSEFSIARSAIAQGGRVRGIRIPGGSLLSRKQLDEIEAGAKSAGAGGLVRLKRTNGQLEGPAAKFLHDGAANKLALVEGDLALLVAGPNHISSPALDRVRQDVARRLSLVKEDTRVFLWVTDFPLFEKDPASGRLQAVHHPFTAPHAADIDKLESAPEQVRAQAYDVVLNGTELGGGSIRISDPTLQSRVFSLLGIDEATANARFGFLLEGLRSGAPPHGGIAFGFDRIAMQLSGASSLRDVIAFPKTTAARALFEGAPSPVPSDDLHELHIRVEESSP, encoded by the coding sequence ATGCCGTCATCGCCTAACCTTGCAACCACAATTCGCAGCCACACCTGCGGCGCTCTCCGCGCCGCGGACGCCGGTGCCGAAGTGCGACTCGGCGGCTGGGTTCACCGCAAGCGCGACCTTGGAGAGCTGGTATTCGTCGATTTAAGGGACCGAACAGGCCTCGTTCAAATCTCTTTTGACCCTCGCTTCACGCCCCTGGATACTGTGAAGTTGGCTGCGACCGTTGGACCGGAATGCGTCGTCCTCATCGAGGGCGAGGTCGTCGCGCGCCCGACGGAGATGCGGAATGCGGACCTGCCAACCGGCGACGTCGAGGTTCGCGCGAAGGGCCTAACGGTTGTCGGACCTGCGGCCCCGCCCGCAATTCCGGTTGCGCGTGTGCGCGGCGAGCCGCTGCCCGCCGAGGAGCTGCGTCTCCGTCATCGTTATCTCGATCTGCGACGACCGGAATTGCAGGAGAACATCATTCTCCGCCATCGGCTCATGCAGGCGACGCGGCGCTTCCTGAGTGAGCGAGGCTTTCTCGAGGTCGAGACACCGATTCTCACGAAGCCGACGCCGGAAGGCGCTCGCGACTACCTCGTGCCGAGCCGCGTGCACGCGGGTGAGTTCTATGCGCTGCCGCAGTCGCCGCAGCTGTATAAGCAATTACTCATGGTCGCTGGTTTTGATCGCTATTTCCAGATCGCGCGGTGCTTTCGCGACGAGGATCTTCGCGTTGACCGCCAACCCGAGTTTACTCAGATCGACATCGAGGCTTCGTTCATCCGGCAGGACGATGTCCTCCTGCTCACTGAAGGTCTCATCGGCGCGTTATGGAACGAAGTGGGTGTCGGCATCCCGCCATCCTTTCAGCGGATGACCTACGCAGACGCGATGGAGCGTTTCGGCTCGGATAGACCCGATCTCCGGTTTGAGCTCGAGATCTTCGACGCGAGCGACGCTTTCGGCGATTCGGAGTTCTCGATCGCGCGATCCGCCATCGCGCAGGGCGGGCGCGTGCGTGGAATCCGGATTCCGGGCGGAAGCCTCCTGTCCAGAAAGCAACTGGACGAGATTGAAGCTGGAGCGAAGAGCGCTGGCGCAGGCGGTCTCGTCAGGTTGAAGCGGACTAATGGTCAACTCGAGGGACCCGCGGCGAAGTTCCTGCATGACGGTGCAGCGAACAAACTCGCCCTCGTCGAGGGCGATCTGGCGTTGCTCGTCGCTGGGCCGAATCACATCTCGAGCCCGGCGCTCGATCGCGTTCGGCAGGACGTAGCGCGCCGGCTCTCGCTCGTGAAGGAAGACACGAGAGTTTTTCTGTGGGTGACGGATTTTCCTCTCTTCGAGAAAGATCCAGCCAGCGGTCGTCTGCAGGCGGTGCATCATCCTTTCACGGCGCCGCATGCCGCCGACATCGACAAGCTGGAAAGCGCGCCGGAACAGGTGCGCGCGCAGGCGTACGACGTGGTACTCAACGGAACGGAGCTCGGTGGAGGTAGTATTCGAATCAGCGATCCAACCCTTCAATCGCGAGTTTTTTCCCTGCTCGGCATCGACGAAGCGACGGCGAACGCACGCTTCGGCTTCTTGCTCGAGGGGTTGCGCTCGGGAGCGCCACCGCACGGCGGCATTGCCTTTGGCTTTGATCGCATCGCCATGCAGCTCTCGGGCGCGTCGTCGCTGCGGGATGTGATCGCCTTCCCGAAGACGACGGCGGCACGCGCCCTTTTCGAGGGCGCACCCTCGCCAGTTCCATCGGACGATTTGCATGAGCTTCACATTCGCGTGGAGGAGTCGAGCCCGTGA
- a CDS encoding methyl-accepting chemotaxis protein, with translation MKLFLSSFSRGLGVIGMALLAAAMMYDHRWTDAWIGTILVFSATILLRTYQVPLTKYGALNFLAFPAIAGAIINGAASTALGMYAGVLVTDLLILRKSTEPSWINAGREVLALISAYGFFAWASIVTGAVRSAGMTTDGLPALTLFALSYFILSRALLYFSLLWRDKLLEEEKSLILRYEVIGFGAGLIAVAVVLATISSIGPVGWVFVGATLVVVGVLVKRIFEEAVSAEELNKILAMEQVVSSDMSLADAFLRIEALAHRLVDWREFRVFRLNAGGPQLAWSSGLGFLGTTQPQPVLGTRLRRLALETGQAVIVTDATQDQRLESRPREVMSIVVLPMRFGDRNVGLLELEHHKRAAYTVKDVAMIRRFANQLATTLHIDELKTPLLEAMRRVSSQLETLNESAQALRGGGESVAKTIGDISRGITEESDQLGRSLEATHSLHEATAQVVQHGSTAANASQKATEIASEHRLTIGTAIERLVSAKGFVAESTSQIDQLVRTTKRITEFITVIRELADQTNLLALNAAIEAARAGEHGQGFAVVADEVRKLAEQSARASDEAGDIVLGFEEQMRRVASQMQRGQSIVSDVETLSEEARQALDQIVEATAAAAQGAQRIAVTSRDQELEFSRLRDRVMRVAEISRRNRAGAEDVTSSAKDQAAALRELEGAAHELRSVAVYLSDLTHRITSVA, from the coding sequence ATGAAACTCTTTCTCTCGAGCTTCTCGCGCGGGTTAGGCGTCATCGGGATGGCGCTCCTGGCCGCCGCGATGATGTATGATCACCGGTGGACGGACGCCTGGATCGGAACGATTCTCGTCTTCTCGGCGACGATCCTGCTGCGCACCTATCAGGTTCCGTTGACGAAGTACGGCGCGCTGAATTTCCTGGCGTTCCCCGCGATCGCCGGTGCCATCATCAACGGCGCGGCCAGCACGGCCCTGGGGATGTACGCTGGAGTGCTCGTTACGGATCTGCTCATCCTGCGAAAGAGCACCGAACCAAGCTGGATCAACGCCGGACGCGAGGTGCTTGCACTTATCAGCGCCTACGGATTCTTCGCTTGGGCATCGATCGTGACCGGCGCAGTGCGCAGTGCGGGAATGACAACGGACGGGCTGCCGGCGTTGACGCTGTTCGCGCTCTCGTACTTCATCCTCAGCCGCGCGCTGCTCTACTTCAGCCTTCTCTGGCGCGATAAACTGCTGGAGGAAGAGAAGTCGCTCATTCTCCGCTACGAAGTCATCGGCTTCGGCGCGGGGCTGATCGCAGTCGCCGTGGTCTTGGCGACGATCAGCTCGATCGGACCTGTCGGTTGGGTGTTCGTCGGCGCGACGCTCGTCGTCGTCGGTGTGCTCGTAAAGCGCATCTTCGAGGAAGCGGTTTCGGCGGAAGAGCTCAATAAGATCCTGGCGATGGAACAGGTCGTATCGTCCGACATGAGCCTGGCCGATGCCTTCTTGCGCATCGAGGCGCTCGCCCATCGCCTCGTTGATTGGCGCGAGTTCCGTGTGTTTCGCCTGAACGCCGGTGGCCCGCAGCTCGCGTGGAGCTCGGGGCTCGGCTTTCTTGGGACGACGCAGCCGCAGCCCGTGCTCGGCACGCGTCTTCGCCGGCTGGCGCTCGAGACGGGGCAAGCGGTGATCGTAACCGACGCGACTCAGGACCAACGGCTCGAATCGCGTCCCCGTGAGGTGATGAGCATTGTCGTACTACCGATGCGGTTCGGCGATCGCAACGTCGGGCTGCTCGAGCTCGAGCATCACAAACGCGCGGCGTACACCGTCAAAGATGTGGCGATGATCCGGCGATTCGCGAACCAGCTCGCGACGACGTTGCACATCGACGAGCTGAAAACGCCGCTGCTCGAGGCGATGCGGCGCGTGAGCTCCCAGCTCGAGACGCTCAATGAATCGGCACAGGCGCTGCGCGGTGGCGGCGAATCGGTCGCGAAGACCATTGGCGACATCTCGCGCGGCATCACTGAGGAGAGCGATCAGCTGGGACGCAGTCTGGAGGCCACGCACTCATTACACGAGGCGACGGCGCAGGTCGTCCAGCATGGCAGCACAGCGGCGAACGCGAGCCAGAAGGCAACCGAGATTGCGTCCGAGCATCGCCTGACGATTGGCACGGCCATCGAGCGTCTCGTGAGCGCGAAAGGGTTCGTCGCCGAGAGTACTTCGCAGATCGACCAGCTCGTGCGGACGACGAAACGGATCACCGAGTTCATCACGGTCATCCGTGAGCTCGCGGATCAAACGAACCTCCTCGCCCTCAACGCCGCAATCGAAGCCGCCCGCGCGGGCGAGCACGGGCAGGGATTCGCCGTCGTCGCGGACGAGGTTCGCAAGCTTGCAGAGCAGAGCGCGCGCGCCTCCGACGAAGCGGGTGACATCGTCCTCGGTTTCGAGGAGCAGATGCGCCGCGTCGCGTCGCAGATGCAGCGAGGACAGTCGATCGTCAGCGACGTCGAAACGCTCTCCGAGGAAGCGCGACAAGCGCTCGACCAGATCGTCGAGGCAACAGCGGCGGCCGCGCAGGGTGCCCAGCGGATCGCCGTGACCTCGCGCGACCAGGAGCTCGAGTTTTCGCGGCTTCGCGACCGCGTCATGCGCGTCGCCGAAATCTCGCGCCGCAATCGCGCGGGCGCCGAGGACGTGACATCGTCGGCGAAAGATCAGGCGGCGGCGCTGCGCGAGCTGGAAGGCGCGGCGCACGAGTTGCGCAGCGTCGCTGTCTATCTCAGCGATCTGACGCACCGCATCACAAGCGTCGCATGA
- a CDS encoding HDIG domain-containing protein translates to MNSGELGEASAAKAPPRRNRLRDHGVRVGLALALAVFTYLLFPASPAVDFPVYEVGSVASDNVIAPFAFSVPKTDADLLKERDAAAATVEPVFDYVPAAVDSTRHQVAAFAQAVNAAAVAVDPRNAVLGIQQAAASQGITLTPTEAAYLAQDRRRAAMLSAAERVFDRWLGSGIASRGALDNVRGDVIVRNGKDEKRISSDSVQTFSMLISRARLIHPDPGSVVGDGIYFRLLGAFFHPTIVPDAAATELRRDDMRRSVPTSKYEVRVGEKIIGANEVVGREEHDKLRALHDAVDHRRATERGARRTIGAIMFNALIISLLGLTILIFRPAVYDDLRSLLMFAAAIVIVLVGGAIIGHARPVHPELIPVTIAAVVLSALFDQRISMIAVMVITMLVGGQSVFRGTNALFINLVGGAVAAFTVRVVNRRNQTYRWILAIAAAYLTTAIAIGLTLDLPGHDIFISAGYGALNAIVSVLLALLLLPMAESFTGIETDLTLLEWSDLNRPLMQRLSLEAPGTYAHTIAIANLAEAACRAIGANALLARVGAYYHDIGKIAKPQYFVENQAKGRNPHDALKPGTSAQIIRNHVREGLELAEEHKLPRALRAFIKEHHGTGAISFFLEKAKEKDGTVPDLVEYSYPGPLPQTAETAVVMLADGVEASTRVLGEPTQEKIRDVVDHIVRQRIEQGQLRDAPLTLKQLDIIKDEFTRVLTGMYHNRIDYPASSGGVTSEFASV, encoded by the coding sequence ATGAACTCCGGAGAGCTGGGCGAAGCGAGCGCGGCGAAGGCTCCGCCTCGTCGCAACCGGCTGCGCGACCACGGCGTGCGCGTCGGCTTGGCGCTGGCGCTCGCCGTGTTCACGTATCTGCTCTTTCCGGCGTCGCCAGCCGTCGACTTCCCGGTGTACGAGGTCGGCTCGGTGGCATCGGACAATGTCATCGCACCCTTCGCGTTTAGTGTTCCCAAAACCGACGCCGACCTGCTGAAGGAGCGGGACGCCGCCGCGGCGACGGTCGAGCCGGTGTTTGATTACGTGCCCGCGGCCGTCGACTCGACGCGGCACCAGGTTGCCGCCTTCGCGCAAGCGGTGAACGCGGCGGCCGTGGCGGTAGATCCACGCAACGCGGTGCTCGGGATTCAGCAGGCAGCTGCGTCGCAGGGGATCACGCTGACGCCGACCGAGGCGGCATACCTGGCCCAGGATCGGCGCCGCGCGGCGATGCTCAGCGCCGCGGAGCGTGTGTTCGATCGCTGGCTTGGGTCGGGGATCGCCTCGCGCGGCGCGCTCGACAACGTGCGTGGCGACGTGATCGTGCGAAATGGCAAAGACGAAAAGCGTATTTCGTCGGATAGCGTCCAGACGTTCTCGATGCTCATCAGCCGCGCTCGTCTCATCCATCCCGACCCGGGTTCGGTGGTGGGAGACGGGATCTACTTCCGGCTGCTCGGCGCGTTCTTCCACCCGACCATCGTCCCCGATGCGGCCGCGACGGAGCTCCGGCGCGACGACATGCGTCGCTCGGTGCCTACGTCGAAGTACGAAGTACGCGTTGGCGAGAAGATCATCGGCGCAAACGAGGTGGTCGGGCGCGAGGAGCACGACAAACTGCGCGCACTCCACGACGCGGTCGATCACCGCCGGGCCACCGAGCGCGGCGCGCGCCGGACGATCGGCGCGATCATGTTCAATGCGCTCATCATCTCACTACTCGGCCTAACGATCCTGATCTTCAGGCCCGCGGTGTACGACGACCTGCGATCGCTGCTGATGTTCGCGGCGGCAATCGTGATCGTGCTCGTCGGCGGGGCGATCATCGGACATGCGCGACCGGTACATCCGGAACTGATACCCGTTACGATCGCGGCCGTGGTGCTCAGTGCGCTCTTCGATCAGCGCATCAGCATGATCGCGGTGATGGTGATCACAATGCTTGTCGGCGGACAGAGCGTGTTTCGCGGTACCAACGCCCTGTTCATCAACCTCGTCGGTGGCGCGGTCGCCGCATTTACGGTACGCGTCGTGAATCGACGCAACCAGACTTATCGGTGGATTCTCGCCATTGCCGCGGCGTACCTAACGACAGCGATTGCGATCGGCTTGACGCTCGATCTCCCGGGTCACGATATCTTCATCTCCGCGGGCTATGGGGCGTTGAACGCCATCGTGTCGGTGTTGCTGGCGCTGCTCCTGCTCCCGATGGCGGAGTCGTTCACCGGCATCGAGACCGACCTCACGCTGCTCGAGTGGTCCGACCTCAATCGGCCACTGATGCAGCGCCTCAGCCTCGAGGCGCCGGGGACGTACGCGCATACGATCGCGATTGCCAATCTGGCCGAGGCTGCCTGTCGAGCGATCGGCGCCAACGCGCTCCTCGCGCGCGTGGGTGCGTACTACCACGACATCGGTAAGATCGCCAAGCCGCAGTACTTCGTGGAGAACCAGGCCAAGGGTCGTAACCCGCACGACGCACTCAAGCCCGGTACGAGCGCGCAGATCATTCGCAATCACGTCCGCGAGGGACTCGAGCTCGCCGAGGAACACAAGCTCCCACGCGCTCTCCGCGCCTTCATCAAAGAGCACCATGGCACGGGGGCGATCTCCTTCTTCCTTGAAAAAGCGAAAGAGAAGGACGGCACGGTGCCCGATCTCGTCGAGTATTCCTATCCGGGACCGCTCCCGCAGACGGCGGAGACCGCCGTCGTTATGCTCGCCGATGGCGTCGAAGCATCGACGCGCGTACTCGGCGAGCCGACGCAGGAGAAGATTCGCGATGTCGTCGATCACATCGTTCGGCAACGCATCGAACAGGGACAGTTACGGGACGCGCCGCTCACGCTCAAGCAGCTCGACATCATCAAGGACGAGTTCACTCGCGTGCTGACCGGCATGTACCACAACCGCATCGACTACCCTGCGTCGAGCGGCGGTGTGACGTCCGAGTTCGCCTCGGTATGA
- a CDS encoding LytR C-terminal domain-containing protein, with amino-acid sequence MTRRTTFVAVIGFVAVAATAAALPARKSLSRSVTRSGPGTPRVRVQVLNATRTRGLGRRAMLYLRDQGFDVVEVGTTSATQDTTLVLDRSQHPDWARNVATSLGTVRVESRPDSSRYLDVTVLVGASWRPPAQPFYP; translated from the coding sequence ATGACTCGCAGGACCACCTTTGTCGCTGTAATCGGGTTCGTTGCCGTGGCCGCGACGGCCGCAGCGCTGCCCGCGCGAAAGAGCTTGTCGCGCTCGGTTACTCGCTCGGGACCTGGTACGCCTCGCGTGAGGGTTCAGGTACTCAACGCGACACGGACACGCGGCTTGGGGCGGCGCGCGATGTTGTATCTGCGCGATCAAGGATTCGATGTCGTGGAAGTGGGCACGACGTCGGCCACGCAGGATACAACGCTGGTGCTCGATCGCTCGCAGCACCCGGACTGGGCACGCAACGTCGCGACGTCGTTAGGTACGGTGCGCGTCGAATCGCGGCCCGACTCGTCACGCTACCTGGACGTCACCGTGCTCGTCGGGGCTTCGTGGCGGCCGCCGGCCCAACCGTTCTACCCGTAA
- a CDS encoding dihydroneopterin aldolase has translation MSGESTPRRTDPARRRAAASARDTPASEEREITLRAMRFHALIGILEHEHTIRQPVEIDLTVRSAASGGILDYRRLYEMVERIITAGPIDYLETAADRIIRASFEDSRICQARVAIRKPHVALPGPLAYAEVVVRRYRDTGREAK, from the coding sequence ATGAGCGGGGAGAGCACGCCGCGGCGCACCGACCCGGCGCGCCGCCGCGCGGCGGCGTCCGCGCGTGACACGCCCGCCAGTGAGGAGCGGGAAATCACGCTGCGCGCGATGCGCTTTCATGCGCTCATCGGGATCCTCGAGCACGAACACACCATCCGGCAGCCAGTTGAGATAGACCTCACCGTCCGGAGCGCCGCGAGCGGCGGGATTCTCGATTATCGACGGCTCTACGAGATGGTCGAGCGCATCATCACCGCTGGGCCGATCGATTATCTCGAGACCGCGGCTGACCGGATCATTCGTGCGTCGTTCGAAGATTCACGAATTTGTCAGGCACGAGTCGCCATTCGAAAGCCGCATGTCGCGCTTCCCGGACCGCTCGCCTACGCCGAGGTCGTCGTTAGGCGTTACCGGGACACTGGGAGAGAAGCAAAATAG
- the rlmN gene encoding 23S rRNA (adenine(2503)-C(2))-methyltransferase RlmN: protein MTTTNFPAAERENLLDLVPTEAEKRLLAFCSERGLPPYRAKQVVRRLWLNPAGDFDGMTELPKVAREQLAAAFDLPRLKIAARQRSTDGTEKFLFLLRDGQAIESVAIPENDRLTLCISSQAGCALQCAFCATGAMGFQRNLDVSEIAGQVREMRLLDPPLAVTNVVFMGMGEPLMNWRAVDPALTILNDPLGLGLGARHITVSTVGVLPGIVALGERPEQFRLAISIHAPSDALRRELMPVNVKYPLKDVIQAAKRFDRRVTFEYVMLGGVNDAVEHAIGLAELAKECRAFVNLIPLHPGGGGGFVPTPAQRIAEFARELRRRGVEVAVRKSRGVDIAAACGQLRVERLGRRPPRSPDEHGDVQVA, encoded by the coding sequence ATGACGACCACCAATTTCCCGGCAGCCGAACGCGAAAATCTGCTCGACCTCGTCCCGACCGAGGCTGAGAAGCGGCTGCTCGCTTTTTGTTCCGAGCGTGGCTTGCCCCCGTATCGGGCGAAGCAGGTGGTCCGCCGACTGTGGCTGAACCCGGCGGGCGATTTCGACGGGATGACCGAGCTCCCCAAGGTTGCGCGAGAACAGCTGGCGGCCGCGTTCGACCTGCCGCGGCTGAAGATCGCTGCGCGGCAGCGCTCCACGGACGGCACCGAGAAGTTCCTGTTCCTGCTTCGTGACGGCCAGGCGATCGAGTCGGTCGCCATCCCCGAGAACGATCGACTAACGCTGTGTATCTCGTCGCAGGCTGGGTGCGCACTGCAGTGCGCCTTCTGCGCAACGGGAGCGATGGGGTTTCAGCGCAACCTGGACGTTTCCGAAATTGCCGGACAGGTGCGCGAGATGCGCCTGCTCGATCCTCCGCTCGCGGTCACGAACGTCGTATTCATGGGCATGGGTGAGCCGCTCATGAACTGGCGCGCCGTCGATCCAGCGCTGACGATCCTGAACGACCCGTTAGGCCTGGGTCTCGGGGCCCGGCACATAACCGTGTCCACGGTCGGCGTGCTCCCAGGCATCGTCGCGTTAGGCGAGCGTCCCGAGCAATTCCGCCTTGCGATCTCGATTCACGCGCCCAGCGATGCGTTGCGACGCGAGTTGATGCCGGTGAACGTCAAGTACCCGCTGAAGGACGTGATCCAAGCGGCGAAGCGATTCGACCGGCGCGTAACCTTCGAGTATGTGATGCTCGGCGGTGTCAACGACGCCGTCGAGCATGCCATCGGCCTCGCCGAGCTGGCCAAGGAGTGCCGGGCGTTCGTCAATCTCATTCCGCTGCACCCCGGTGGGGGTGGTGGTTTCGTCCCGACGCCCGCGCAACGAATCGCGGAATTCGCCCGGGAGCTGCGACGCCGCGGCGTCGAGGTCGCGGTACGAAAAAGCCGCGGCGTGGATATCGCCGCGGCGTGCGGGCAATTACGGGTAGAACGGTTGGGCCGGCGGCCGCCACGAAGCCCCGACGAGCACGGTGACGTCCAGGTAGCGTGA
- the folK gene encoding 2-amino-4-hydroxy-6-hydroxymethyldihydropteridine diphosphokinase — translation MSRDIAYVALGSNLGDRDERLASARRALAAIPGTRVIASSAVEETAPLGPVAQGPYLNQMVALETDLSPRELLLELQRIEHAAGRTREVHWGPRTLDLDIVRFDQQTANETDLIVPHPAEGSRDFWRRELAELRALLGRG, via the coding sequence GTGTCGCGCGATATCGCATACGTCGCGCTCGGCTCGAACCTCGGCGACCGCGACGAACGGCTCGCCAGCGCACGCCGCGCACTCGCCGCCATTCCAGGAACCCGCGTCATCGCCAGCTCCGCGGTCGAGGAAACGGCGCCGCTCGGCCCTGTGGCGCAGGGACCCTATCTCAATCAGATGGTCGCGCTGGAAACTGACCTCTCGCCGAGGGAGCTGCTTCTCGAGCTGCAACGTATCGAGCATGCAGCGGGGCGGACGCGCGAGGTGCACTGGGGCCCGCGTACGCTCGATCTGGACATCGTTCGCTTCGACCAGCAAACGGCGAACGAGACCGATCTCATCGTGCCACATCCAGCCGAGGGCTCGCGGGATTTCTGGCGCCGCGAGCTCGCGGAATTGCGTGCCCTGCTTGGCCGCGGCTGA